The Salvelinus namaycush isolate Seneca chromosome 8, SaNama_1.0, whole genome shotgun sequence genome has a segment encoding these proteins:
- the LOC120052142 gene encoding ceramide synthase-like, whose amino-acid sequence MLSILAAGSIFFPGLFLLSKRCLKHTPGLALSEGDATIVSARLVSSIQAIMASSAGYIIASSCEDIIEDQHWLTSTYILFAVPYFAYDIYAMFLCYWHKLQVKGHEEEGGRPKPMGSAVASYLRREFLMVLHHVVMVTICFPVSVFWRQGKGDYFQGVMFMAELSTPSVCLGKILIQYKKQHTLLHKVNGALMLVTFFICRVLLFPYLYYAYSRYASIPLYTVPLVAPWQCNVGAFCLMAPQVYWFTLICRGAFRLFTGASRSRPPATLNKPDGCCPGQGAPLPPPANGYSPVPHQADRETDTH is encoded by the exons ATGCTGAGCATCCTGGCTGCTGGCTCCATCTTCTTCCCGGGCCTGTTCCTGCTGTCTAAGAGATGCCTGAAACACACCCCAGGCCTGGCCTTGAGCGAGGGAGACGCCACCATAGTGTctgccag gCTGGTGTCATCCATCCAGGCCATCATGGCTTCCTCAGCTGGCTACATCATCGCATCCTCCTGTGAGGATATCATCGAGGATCA ACACTGGCTTACCAGTACCTACATCCTGTTTGCGGTGCCCTACTTTGCGTACGACATCTACGCCATGTTCCTGTGCTACTGGCACAAGCTACAGGTTAAAGGGCACGAGGAGGAGGGCGGCAGGCCAAAGCCAATGGGCTCGGCAGTGGCCAGCTACCTGCGCAGAGAGTTCCTGATGGTGCTGCACCATGTCGTCATGGTGACCATCTGCTTCCCCGTCTCCGTG TTCTGGAGGCAGGGAAAGGGGGATTACTTCCAGGGTGTCATGTTTATGGCTGAACTCAGCACTCCGTCCGTCTGCCTGGGGAAAATCCTCATCCAG TACAAGAAGCAGCACACTCTTCTTCATAAAGTGAATGGCGCTCTCATGCTGGTCACTTTCTTCATCTGTCGAGTTCTGCTCTTCCCCTACCTCTACTACGCCTACAGCAG GTATGCCTCCATCCCCCTCTACACAGTGCCCCTTGTGGCTCCCTGGCAGTGCAACGTGGGGGCCTTCTGCCTCATGGCCCCACAGGTCTACTGGTTCACCCTCATCTGCAGGGGCGCCTTCCGCCTCTTCACCGGGGCCTCGCGCTCCCGGCCCCCGGCCACCCTCAACAAGCCTGATGGCTGCTGCCCCGGCCAGGGAGCCCCTTTACCTCCCCCGGCCAACGGCTACAGTCCCGTCCCCcaccaggcagacagagagaccgacACACActga